From one Solanum stenotomum isolate F172 chromosome 12, ASM1918654v1, whole genome shotgun sequence genomic stretch:
- the LOC125849048 gene encoding 3-ketoacyl-CoA synthase 5-like, with product MPEVVPNFSNSVKLKYVKLGYQYLVNHILTFLLVPIIIGVTIEVLRIGPEELLNIWNSLHFDVLQILCSSFLIISIATVYFMSKPRSTYLVDYSCYKPPVTCRVPFSTFMEHSRLILKDNPKSVEFQMRILERSGLGEETCLPSPIHYIPPTPTMEAARGEAEEVIFTAIDELMNKTGVKPKDIDILIVNCSLFSPTPSLSAMVVNKYKLRSNIKSYNLSGMGCSAGLISIDLGRDLLQVHPNSYALVISTEIITPNYYKGSERAMLLPNCLFRMGGAAILLSNKRRDQYRAKYRLMHVVRTHKGADDKAFKCVFEQEDPQGKVGINLSKDLMVIAGEALKSNITTIGPLVLPASEQLLFLLTLIGRKIFNHKWKPYIPDFKQAFEHFCIHAGGRAVIDELQKNLQLSGEHVEASRMTLHRFGNTSSSSLWYEMSYIEAKGRMKRGDRVWQIAFGSGFKCNSAVWKCNRTIKTPTDGPWQDCIDKYPVHIPEIVKL from the exons ATGCCTGAAGTTGTCCCAAATTTCTCTAATTCAGTAAAGTTGAAATATGTTAAACTTGGTTATCAATATCTTGTTAAtcatattttaacatttttgcTTGTGCCTATTATAATTGGTGTTACTATAGAGGTATTAAGAATTGGCCCTGAAGAGTTGCTAAACATATGGAATTCACTACACTTTGATGTTCTACAAATCTTGTGCTCTTCTTTTCTCATCATCTCTATAGCCACTGTTTACTTCATGTCGAAACCACGATCAACTTACCTAGTAGATTATTCATGTTATAAGCCTCCGGTTACTTGTCGTGTACCATTTTCAACTTTCATGGAGCATTCCAGGCTTATTTTGAAGGATAATCCCAAGAGTGTGGAGTTCCAAATGCGCATTCTTGAAAG GTCGGGGCTCGGAGAAGAAACTTGCTTGCCTAGTCCCATCCATTACATCCCTCCAACGCCAACGATGGAAGCTGCGAGAGGTGAAGCAGAGGAAGTCATATTCACAGCAATTGATGAGTTAATGAACAAAACAggggtcaaaccaaaagacattgACATTCTCATTGTCAATTGCAGCTTGTTTTCTCCAACTCCGTCTTTGTCAGCTATGGTAGTCAacaaatacaaattaagaaGCAACATAAAAAGTTACAATCTTTCTGGTATGGGATGCAGTGCTGGTTTAATCTCGATTGATTTAGGTCGAGACCTTCTTCAAGTTCATCCGAATTCATATGCTTTAGTTATTAGCACTGAGATAATAACTCCCAATTATTACAAAGGTTCGGAAAGAGCAATGCTCCTCCCGAATTGTTTGTTCCGAATGGGGGGTGCAGCCATACTTTTATCCAACAAAAGACGCGATCAATATAGAGCCAAGTACAGATTAATGCACGTGGTCCGCACACATAAGGGTGCAGACGACAAAGCATTTAAATGTGTATTTGAACAAGAAGATCCACAAGGGAAAGTTGGTATTAATCTTTCAAAAGACCTTATGGTTATAGCAGGGGAAGCTTTAAAATCGAACATTACAACGATTGGTCCTCTTGTTCTTCCTGCCTCAGAGCAACTACTCTTTCTACTAACACTTATTGGACGGAAGATTTTTAATCACAAATGGAAGCCTTATATCCCGGATTTCAAACAAGCGTTTGAACATTTCTGTATCCACGCGGGTGGTAGAGCAGTTATCGATGAGCTTCAGAAGAATTTACAATTGTCTGGTGAACATGTAGAGGCATCAAGAATGACACTACATAGATTTGGTAACACATCTTCATCATCATTGTGGTATGAGATGAGTTATATTGAGGCAAAAGGAAGGATGAAGAGAGGTGATAGAGTATGGCAAATAGCATTTGGGAGTGGATTTAAGTGTAATAGTGCAGTTTGGAAGTGTAACAGGACAATCAAGACACCAACTGATGGACCATGGCAAGATTGTATTGACAAGTATCCAGTTCATATTCCAGAGATTGTGAAGCTGTAA